A genome region from Microplitis demolitor isolate Queensland-Clemson2020A chromosome 1, iyMicDemo2.1a, whole genome shotgun sequence includes the following:
- the LOC128668200 gene encoding uncharacterized protein LOC128668200: SLVHIIQNIDRTHTNPNYFLVSKPTNKISVYHKKIPKHFSVSLLQHRDTLKTESKLFDADKNQRLRKFNKNIKHTIKSFSYESIKNFTISEVKENIALESTSNSIILHPKRSARVIQLFIKIMTINKIHQKTSLKSLVNEHTGNSPLQKSLVSSDICVYHRKVLQLLIVNNLTNDVSKSKINSYEFKNQLNIKHVGNICNSLSKSFPHYTPYYKLSVYNLSKNSKKKPKCNSGTCSYFPIPVYTTLTVISFHCPNPKIRFLWWRNKIS, translated from the coding sequence TCTCTAGTTCATATTATACAGAACATAGATAGGACACATACTAAtcctaattattttttagtttcgaagccaactaataaaatttctgtctatcacaaaaaaattccgAAACATTTTTCAGTATCTCTACTCCAACACAGAGATACTTTGAAGACTGAATCGAAATTATTTGATGCAGATAAAAATCAAAGACttcgtaaatttaataaaaatatcaaacataccataaaaagtttttcttatgagtcaattaaaaattttactatttcagAAGTCAAAGAAAATATTGCTTTAGAATCAACATCGAACTCTATTATATTACATCCAAAGCGCTCGGCCCGAGTAATTcaactatttataaaaattatgactataaataaaattcatcaaaaaacaTCTTTAAAGTCTCTAGTAAATGAGCACACTGGTAATTCTCCCTTACAAAAATCATTAGTATCTAGTGACATTTGTGTTTATCATAGGAAAGTATTACAACtgttaattgtaaataatttaacaaatgatGTTtcgaaatcaaaaattaattcttacgaatttaaaaatcaattgaataTCAAGCATGTAGGTAATATTTGTAATTCCTTATCTAAATCGTTTCCTCACTATACTCCTTATTATAAACTATCAGTTTAcaatttatccaaaaattcaaaaaaaaaaccaaaatgtAACTCGGGAACTTGTAGTTATTTTCCTATCCCAGTGTATACAACTCTTACGGTTATTAGTTTTCATTGTCCCAACCCAAAAATACGATTTTTATGGtggcgaaataaaatttcgtga